The following are from one region of the Phycisphaeraceae bacterium genome:
- a CDS encoding DUF481 domain-containing protein, translating into MVRWISATTVWLACLSGWATAWAAQPAPGQQSAIITLDTGETIRGQIVSRGDGAIGLSHPVLGRVSVPLGRITQTTIVTEGGASDPQTTALPATPPAQPVQDPVLRDSPVPDATSAGPEAAAPKWTGSFEFGLTGSEGNTQQSLVRSSASLLRESERTRLNFDGSYRFRRTEGADAENRLALRSRHEWKREATSLRPFVEGGYEYDEFRAFDWRGRVAGGFGVPIFDSERTRLTGRLGGGVTKDFGGPDPRSYPEGLASVELTHRVNTRLSLAAGALYLPDLRAFEEYRLESRARIEVALNQQKSLLLAIGVEDRFESDPGPDIANNDFDYFVTLVYRF; encoded by the coding sequence ATGGTTCGGTGGATCTCGGCGACGACCGTGTGGCTCGCCTGCCTGTCCGGCTGGGCGACGGCGTGGGCAGCCCAGCCGGCGCCCGGGCAGCAGTCGGCGATCATCACGCTCGACACAGGTGAAACGATCCGCGGCCAGATCGTGAGCCGCGGCGACGGGGCGATCGGGCTCTCGCACCCGGTGCTCGGACGCGTCAGTGTGCCTCTGGGGAGGATCACCCAGACGACGATCGTGACCGAGGGCGGCGCGTCGGACCCTCAGACCACGGCGCTCCCGGCGACGCCACCCGCGCAGCCCGTGCAGGACCCGGTTCTCCGCGACTCGCCGGTGCCGGACGCGACCTCGGCCGGTCCCGAGGCGGCGGCGCCGAAATGGACCGGCTCGTTCGAGTTCGGGCTCACGGGTTCGGAGGGAAACACCCAGCAGTCGCTTGTTCGCAGCTCGGCGAGTCTGCTGCGTGAATCGGAGCGTACCCGCCTGAACTTCGATGGCTCGTACCGCTTCCGCCGCACCGAGGGCGCCGACGCGGAAAACCGGCTCGCGCTGCGCTCACGACACGAATGGAAGCGCGAAGCAACCTCGCTGCGCCCGTTCGTGGAGGGGGGCTATGAGTACGACGAGTTTCGCGCGTTCGACTGGAGGGGGCGCGTCGCGGGCGGGTTCGGAGTCCCGATCTTCGATTCGGAGCGAACCCGGCTGACGGGCCGGCTTGGCGGGGGCGTGACTAAGGACTTCGGCGGTCCCGACCCGCGTTCGTACCCGGAGGGGCTCGCGTCGGTGGAGCTCACCCACAGAGTCAACACCCGCTTGTCGCTAGCGGCGGGCGCTCTCTACCTGCCCGACCTGCGCGCGTTCGAGGAGTACCGGCTTGAGAGCCGCGCACGCATCGAAGTAGCGCTCAACCAGCAGAAGTCGCTCCTGCTCGCGATCGGCGTGGAGGACCGCTTCGAGTCCGATCCCGGCCCGGACATCGCCAACAACGACTTCGATTACTTCGTGACGCTCGTGTATCGCTTCTAG
- a CDS encoding tetratricopeptide repeat protein, translated as MSQNPLDMVIGVDESVARDPDTAARHRKAGIEADLAGDRARAIAEFRKALSADPHDPDSMFRLAYQLDLMGEEDEAVALYERSLEIGPPRINTLMNLAVLYEDRAEFARAEKCLKQVLDTNPNHARARLFMKDVHASREMVIDDDGDRDVTKRNALFDTPVTDFDLTVRARNCLKKMNIRTLGDLLRVTEAELLGYRNLGDNTLVEIKQMLASRGLRLGQRVDERRRQSRRELFQSLQGGGEGALSKPVSEIDFSVRVRKALQLLGVQTLGDLAARTEAELMGVKNFGATSLTEARQKLSEHGLKLRELDF; from the coding sequence ATGAGCCAGAACCCTTTGGACATGGTGATCGGCGTCGACGAGTCCGTCGCGCGCGATCCGGATACCGCCGCCCGTCATCGCAAGGCCGGCATCGAGGCCGACCTGGCGGGTGATCGCGCGCGCGCCATCGCCGAGTTCCGCAAGGCGCTCTCCGCCGACCCGCACGACCCCGACTCGATGTTCCGGCTCGCCTACCAGCTCGATCTGATGGGCGAGGAAGACGAGGCGGTCGCGCTCTACGAGCGCTCCCTCGAGATCGGCCCCCCTCGCATCAACACCCTGATGAACCTCGCGGTGCTCTACGAGGACCGCGCCGAGTTCGCCCGCGCCGAGAAGTGCCTCAAGCAGGTGCTCGACACCAACCCCAACCACGCACGCGCGCGCCTCTTCATGAAGGATGTCCACGCGTCTCGCGAGATGGTCATCGACGACGACGGCGACCGCGATGTCACCAAGCGCAACGCGCTCTTCGACACCCCCGTCACCGACTTCGACCTCACCGTCCGGGCGCGCAACTGCCTCAAGAAGATGAACATCCGCACGCTGGGCGACCTGCTCCGCGTCACCGAGGCCGAGCTGCTCGGCTATCGCAACCTGGGCGACAACACCCTCGTCGAGATCAAGCAGATGCTCGCCTCCCGAGGCCTGCGCCTCGGCCAGCGCGTCGACGAGCGCCGCCGCCAGTCCCGGCGCGAGCTCTTCCAGTCCCTGCAGGGCGGCGGCGAGGGCGCACTCAGCAAGCCCGTCTCCGAGATCGACTTCTCGGTGCGCGTCCGCAAGGCCCTCCAGCTTCTGGGGGTCCAGACCCTCGGCGACCTCGCCGCTCGCACCGAGGCCGAACTCATGGGCGTCAAGAACTTCGGCGCCACCTCGCTCACCGAGGCCCGCCAGAAGCTCTCCGAGCACGGGCTCAAGCTCCGCGAACTCGACTTCTAA
- a CDS encoding anthranilate synthase component I family protein, translating into MTTVTPSHRAGVVRPVRHLGTPEGVVARWPGNVPLAALLSGGERASRWSRWSVLAPLTGPVLDLAEHADIPRALRSLSAQGAHSAGRDPDAPAFVGGWVGWIGYDAGVAFEPTARWAHKTPAPGSGRGWLARCDGAYVYDRLTDRWFGCGVDDGAVDALPRIGEHADRDLGFVVDGLASVQGQAAYERAVARAVEYVHAGDIFQANIAHQMRCGFEGSSRGAFLRMHGVAQPWFGALLEDWRSRTRRTIASISPELFLETDFATGDIVTRPIKGTRDAGEASSAESLAMSGKDSAELAMIVDLMRNDLSRVCEVGSVRVERDREIERHASGAGSTGVYHGVATVRGTLREGAGFAEVLAASFPPGSVTGAPKIRAMQVIDELEPFARGAYCGAIGFLSDCGLLRLSVAIRTATIEGVATTGDIDRVRGELTFPVGAGIVAESDPAEEWRETLAKAASVVAALGGTNP; encoded by the coding sequence GTGACGACCGTGACACCCAGCCACCGAGCCGGCGTCGTGCGCCCCGTGCGTCATCTCGGAACGCCGGAGGGGGTCGTGGCGCGCTGGCCCGGGAATGTTCCGCTGGCGGCGCTGTTGTCAGGGGGCGAACGCGCGTCGCGATGGTCGAGGTGGAGCGTGCTCGCCCCTCTGACCGGGCCGGTGCTCGACCTTGCGGAACACGCGGACATCCCTCGCGCTCTGCGCTCGTTGTCGGCTCAGGGAGCGCATAGCGCCGGCCGAGATCCCGATGCGCCGGCCTTCGTCGGGGGCTGGGTCGGCTGGATCGGCTATGACGCCGGGGTGGCGTTCGAGCCCACGGCCCGATGGGCGCACAAGACGCCGGCGCCCGGCTCGGGGCGCGGCTGGCTGGCCCGGTGCGACGGCGCGTATGTCTACGACCGGCTGACCGATCGGTGGTTCGGTTGCGGCGTCGATGACGGCGCGGTCGACGCGCTGCCGCGTATCGGGGAGCATGCCGATAGGGACCTTGGGTTCGTCGTCGACGGGCTGGCGAGCGTGCAGGGGCAAGCCGCGTACGAGCGCGCCGTCGCCAGGGCTGTCGAGTATGTCCACGCCGGCGACATCTTCCAGGCGAACATCGCGCACCAGATGCGCTGCGGGTTCGAGGGGTCGTCGCGAGGAGCGTTCCTGAGGATGCACGGCGTCGCGCAGCCCTGGTTCGGGGCGCTCCTTGAAGACTGGCGATCCCGGACGCGACGGACGATCGCGTCGATCAGCCCGGAACTGTTTCTCGAGACGGACTTCGCGACCGGCGACATCGTGACCCGGCCGATCAAGGGCACGCGCGACGCCGGTGAAGCGTCGTCGGCCGAATCCCTCGCGATGAGCGGGAAGGACTCGGCGGAGCTGGCGATGATCGTCGACCTGATGCGCAACGACCTTTCGCGCGTGTGCGAGGTCGGCAGCGTTCGCGTCGAACGCGACCGCGAGATCGAACGCCACGCGTCCGGCGCCGGTTCGACCGGCGTGTACCACGGTGTCGCCACGGTCCGGGGAACGCTGCGCGAGGGGGCGGGCTTCGCCGAGGTGCTCGCCGCCTCGTTCCCGCCCGGCAGCGTCACCGGCGCGCCCAAGATCCGCGCGATGCAGGTCATCGACGAGCTCGAGCCGTTCGCACGGGGTGCGTACTGCGGCGCCATCGGATTCCTGAGTGACTGCGGGCTTCTGCGCCTCAGCGTCGCGATCCGCACGGCCACGATCGAAGGGGTGGCGACCACCGGCGACATCGATCGCGTCCGCGGTGAGCTGACCTTCCCGGTCGGCGCGGGCATCGTCGCCGAGTCCGACCCGGCGGAAGAATGGCGAGAGACGCTCGCGAAGGCGGCGTCGGTCGTCGCGGCGCTCGGAGGGACCAACCCGTGA
- a CDS encoding SpoIID/LytB domain-containing protein encodes MTPTARRARTRRAALHAASLASLTVLAAALALSAASCNSLSPTRPQPTTGPSVSEGAPVMRVRLGNSRESAEFSSDGVIELLVLGPTGASLRTRAGESVTVSHGELGWTARHNNTERRLGAGTLSVRPTGSQPIRFANGLHEGEFTLFPRADRSPGVFDVVERVPMEVYIAGVIAKELYPNWSPAAFEAQAIAARSYAMHERQRQIVAKREWDIESTDSDQVYAGVAINPTALRAAQNTAGRVLHFNGRLLRAYYSSTCGGRANSARDIWPTGPGFEFNLVAPIQASERVCACDASPLHRWTVKRTKDDVVKRVGAYGAAQGMAVRSITSIKSITPERSNAVDRPTRFRVTDEQGKWWSMTAEDMRRALNAAAPGLPAITRDVRVHSADFEAKFTPTGAEFIGRGFGHGVGMCQFGAQGFALRGESADQILRRFYPGATLANAY; translated from the coding sequence ATGACACCCACCGCCCGCCGAGCACGGACGCGACGCGCGGCCCTCCACGCCGCCTCTCTCGCGTCCCTCACCGTCCTCGCCGCCGCGCTCGCCCTCAGCGCCGCGTCGTGCAACTCGCTCTCCCCCACGCGCCCGCAGCCGACGACCGGGCCCTCGGTGAGCGAGGGCGCGCCGGTCATGCGCGTCCGGCTCGGCAACTCGCGCGAGAGCGCCGAGTTCTCCTCCGACGGTGTCATCGAACTGCTCGTGCTCGGCCCAACCGGCGCGTCCTTGCGCACGCGCGCCGGGGAATCCGTCACCGTGTCTCACGGCGAGCTCGGCTGGACCGCGCGCCACAACAACACCGAGCGAAGACTGGGCGCCGGCACGCTCTCCGTCCGCCCGACAGGTTCGCAGCCCATCCGATTCGCCAACGGCCTCCACGAGGGCGAGTTCACCCTCTTCCCTCGCGCGGACCGGTCGCCCGGAGTCTTCGATGTGGTCGAGCGCGTCCCGATGGAGGTGTACATCGCGGGCGTCATCGCGAAAGAGCTCTACCCGAACTGGTCGCCCGCCGCCTTCGAGGCACAGGCCATCGCCGCACGCTCGTACGCGATGCACGAACGCCAGCGCCAGATCGTCGCCAAGCGCGAGTGGGACATCGAGAGCACCGACTCCGACCAGGTGTACGCAGGCGTCGCGATCAACCCCACAGCACTGCGCGCCGCCCAGAACACCGCGGGGCGTGTGCTGCACTTCAACGGGCGACTGCTGCGCGCGTACTACTCCTCGACCTGCGGCGGGCGCGCGAACTCGGCGCGCGACATCTGGCCGACCGGCCCCGGCTTCGAGTTCAACCTCGTCGCGCCGATCCAGGCCTCCGAGCGTGTCTGCGCCTGCGACGCGTCCCCTCTGCACCGATGGACCGTCAAGCGAACCAAGGACGACGTGGTCAAGCGCGTCGGCGCCTACGGCGCCGCCCAGGGCATGGCGGTCCGTTCGATCACCTCGATAAAATCAATCACCCCCGAACGCAGCAACGCCGTCGACCGCCCCACCCGCTTCCGCGTGACGGACGAGCAGGGCAAGTGGTGGTCCATGACCGCGGAGGACATGCGCCGAGCGCTCAACGCCGCAGCCCCGGGCCTCCCGGCGATCACCCGCGACGTGCGCGTCCACAGCGCCGACTTCGAGGCGAAGTTCACGCCGACGGGCGCCGAGTTCATCGGTCGCGGGTTCGGCCACGGCGTCGGCATGTGCCAGTTCGGCGCGCAGGGCTTTGCGCTGCGTGGCGAGTCCGCCGACCAGATCCTCCGGCGCTTCTACCCCGGCGCCACGCTGGCGAACGCCTACTGA
- a CDS encoding NUDIX domain-containing protein: MSAYRQVRAGAGASIRADIVEVHIFRVLEGAGVEFLQLRRTREPMRGTWHPVLGHCEAGERSAACAIRELREEVGLDVRSAACEGLYALEQVHPFYVAPIDAVVCGPRFAARVTVEFGPRLNDEHDASRWISAGDADHACMWPGQRLACAEIVRELVDPRSLSREALRVALS; this comes from the coding sequence GTGAGCGCGTATCGCCAGGTGCGGGCGGGCGCCGGCGCGTCGATCCGCGCCGACATCGTGGAGGTCCACATCTTCCGTGTGCTCGAGGGCGCCGGCGTCGAGTTCCTCCAGCTCAGGCGCACTCGCGAGCCGATGCGTGGGACCTGGCACCCTGTCCTCGGCCATTGCGAGGCCGGCGAGCGCAGCGCCGCGTGCGCGATCCGTGAACTGCGCGAGGAGGTCGGTCTCGATGTCCGATCGGCGGCGTGCGAGGGGCTGTACGCGCTCGAGCAGGTGCACCCGTTCTATGTGGCCCCCATTGACGCCGTGGTGTGCGGCCCCCGCTTCGCGGCGAGGGTGACGGTCGAGTTCGGGCCCCGTCTCAACGACGAGCACGACGCGTCGAGATGGATCAGCGCGGGCGATGCGGACCATGCGTGCATGTGGCCCGGTCAGCGCCTGGCGTGCGCCGAGATCGTGCGCGAGCTTGTCGATCCTCGCTCGCTCTCGCGAGAGGCGCTGCGGGTCGCGCTCTCCTGA
- the scpB gene encoding SMC-Scp complex subunit ScpB, with translation MNTVANTHEEKSVPHDPHTPPESQDSSSLPAQTENDENLEEIDPLTDFSTLAPAVEAVLLTLDKAVSPGKLAEALGVGVERGGSKAIQKAIDSLNEQYEATGRSFRIERVAGGVRVMTLPAFADAIAKFHQARASQKLSRAALETLAVVAYKQPITRASLEAIRGVACGEVLRTLVERNMVTIVGRAEELGRPMLYGTTKHFLELFGLASVKDLPSVEEGAFASLLEAKPLDHATGETSETDHDVRADEDPVTTAMETVGAIEDEEPAR, from the coding sequence GTGAACACCGTGGCAAACACGCACGAAGAAAAGTCCGTCCCGCACGACCCTCACACCCCGCCCGAATCGCAGGATTCGTCCTCTTTGCCAGCCCAGACCGAGAACGACGAGAATCTGGAGGAAATTGACCCCCTGACCGATTTCTCGACCCTCGCTCCGGCGGTCGAGGCGGTCCTCCTCACGCTCGACAAGGCCGTCTCGCCCGGGAAGCTCGCCGAGGCCCTGGGCGTGGGCGTGGAGCGGGGCGGGTCCAAGGCCATCCAGAAGGCCATCGACTCGCTCAACGAGCAGTACGAGGCGACAGGGCGGTCCTTCAGGATCGAACGGGTCGCCGGTGGCGTGCGCGTCATGACGCTCCCGGCCTTCGCCGACGCGATCGCGAAGTTCCACCAGGCGCGCGCCAGCCAGAAGCTCAGCCGCGCCGCGCTCGAGACGCTCGCCGTCGTCGCGTACAAGCAGCCCATCACCCGCGCCTCGCTCGAAGCCATCCGCGGCGTGGCCTGCGGCGAGGTGCTGCGAACCCTCGTCGAGCGGAACATGGTCACAATCGTCGGCCGCGCCGAGGAACTCGGTCGCCCGATGCTGTACGGCACGACAAAGCACTTCCTCGAGCTCTTCGGCCTCGCAAGCGTGAAGGACCTGCCCAGCGTCGAGGAGGGCGCCTTCGCGTCGCTCCTCGAGGCCAAGCCCCTCGACCACGCGACCGGCGAGACCAGTGAAACCGACCACGATGTCCGTGCGGATGAGGACCCCGTGACGACCGCGATGGAGACGGTCGGCGCGATCGAAGACGAGGAACCGGCCAGGTGA
- the ppdK gene encoding pyruvate, phosphate dikinase yields MPAPRPASRATKTIAQTHRAIYAFANGKADGDASMRQLLGGKGANLADMTSMGLPVPPGFTITTKVCADFIAAGRRLPKGLDAEIREHIGKLEHATKKSFGGVDNPLLVSVRSGAAASMPGMMDTVLNLGLTDESMLGLARATKNERFALDAYRRLISMFGDVVMGVEHQAFDRALTEIKQRLGVATDAEIPPDALRDLCAEYKRLYREHTGEHFPQDPYAQLHLAIEAVFRSWDTPRAVRYRQINEIKGLLGTAVNVQAMVFGNMGDDSGTGVAFTRNPSTGENEFYGEFLVNAQGEDVVAGIRTPRPVSEMPAWNKGVHAQLLKIKKTLEKHYRDVQDLEFTVERGTLYMLQTRTGKRTGHAAVRIAVEMVNERLITRDEAIMRVPAGDLTQLLLPSFSVDAKKKADVLCRGLPASPGAAVGKPAFTTEEAVERAAKGERVILVRKDTSPEDIDGMHSSAGILTSTGGMTSHAAVVARGWGKCCVAGASEIHIDEHAGKFTVGKRSFTRADVISIDGATGEVMAGAVATSEPKLSGEFATLMKWADAKRTLGVRTNADTPGDAKRAREFGAEGIGLCRTEHMFFDAQRISAMREMILAETREQRESALAKLLPYQREDFVGIFTAMDTLPVTVRLLDPPLHEFLPREEAAQKEIAKRLGVPLDRVRQRVSQLHEANPMLGHRGVRLAISYPEIAVMQTTAIVEAAIECAIAGLRPRPEIMIPLTVIDSEMRVLRALVEKTIEQVRAAKGFTRKLPIPIGTMIEAPRAALTAPSIAAHADFFSFGTNDLTQTAFAFSRDDINSFLPHYLSSEILPSDPFQTLDPEGVGRLVRLATDEGRAARPGLKVGICGEHGGDPASIRFCHEAGLDYVSCSPFRVPIARLAAAQATLRLR; encoded by the coding sequence ATGCCAGCACCACGCCCAGCGAGCAGGGCCACCAAGACCATCGCCCAGACGCACCGCGCGATCTACGCCTTCGCCAACGGCAAGGCCGACGGCGACGCGTCGATGCGCCAGCTCCTGGGGGGGAAGGGCGCCAACCTCGCCGACATGACCTCCATGGGGCTCCCGGTGCCCCCGGGCTTCACCATTACCACGAAGGTCTGCGCCGACTTCATCGCGGCCGGGCGCCGCCTCCCCAAGGGTCTCGACGCCGAGATTCGCGAGCACATCGGCAAGCTCGAGCACGCGACGAAGAAGTCCTTTGGCGGCGTCGACAACCCCCTACTCGTCTCCGTCCGGTCGGGCGCCGCCGCCTCGATGCCGGGGATGATGGACACCGTCCTGAACCTGGGGCTGACCGACGAATCGATGCTGGGTCTCGCCCGCGCGACCAAGAACGAACGATTCGCCCTCGACGCCTACCGGCGACTGATCAGCATGTTCGGCGATGTCGTGATGGGCGTCGAGCATCAGGCGTTCGACCGCGCCCTCACCGAGATCAAGCAGCGACTCGGCGTCGCGACCGACGCCGAGATCCCGCCCGACGCTCTGCGCGACCTGTGCGCCGAGTACAAGCGGCTCTATCGCGAGCACACCGGCGAGCACTTCCCCCAGGACCCCTACGCCCAGCTCCATCTCGCGATCGAGGCGGTCTTTCGAAGCTGGGACACGCCCCGCGCCGTGCGCTATCGCCAGATCAACGAGATCAAGGGCCTGCTCGGCACCGCGGTGAATGTGCAGGCGATGGTGTTCGGCAACATGGGCGACGACTCGGGCACAGGCGTCGCCTTCACGCGCAACCCGTCCACCGGCGAGAACGAGTTCTACGGCGAGTTTCTCGTCAACGCCCAGGGCGAGGACGTCGTCGCCGGGATCCGCACGCCGCGCCCGGTGAGCGAGATGCCGGCGTGGAACAAGGGCGTCCACGCGCAGCTCCTGAAGATCAAGAAGACGCTCGAGAAGCATTACCGCGACGTGCAGGACCTCGAGTTCACCGTCGAGCGCGGCACGCTCTACATGCTCCAGACGCGCACCGGCAAGCGAACCGGGCACGCGGCGGTGCGCATCGCCGTCGAGATGGTCAACGAACGGCTCATCACTCGCGACGAGGCGATCATGCGCGTCCCCGCGGGCGACCTGACCCAGCTTCTCCTGCCTTCGTTCTCGGTCGACGCGAAGAAGAAAGCAGACGTGCTGTGCCGCGGGTTGCCGGCCTCGCCCGGCGCCGCCGTCGGCAAGCCGGCGTTCACGACCGAGGAAGCCGTGGAGCGCGCCGCGAAGGGCGAGCGAGTCATCCTGGTTCGCAAGGACACCAGCCCCGAGGACATCGACGGGATGCACTCTTCCGCCGGCATTCTCACGAGCACCGGTGGCATGACCAGCCACGCGGCGGTCGTCGCTCGCGGGTGGGGGAAGTGCTGCGTCGCCGGCGCGAGCGAGATCCACATCGACGAGCACGCCGGGAAGTTCACCGTCGGTAAACGGTCGTTCACGCGCGCCGACGTCATCTCGATCGACGGCGCGACCGGCGAGGTCATGGCGGGCGCCGTCGCGACCTCCGAGCCCAAACTCTCCGGCGAGTTCGCGACCCTGATGAAGTGGGCCGACGCGAAGCGGACGCTCGGCGTGCGCACCAACGCCGACACCCCCGGCGACGCGAAGCGTGCCCGGGAGTTCGGCGCAGAGGGCATCGGGCTCTGCCGCACCGAGCACATGTTCTTCGACGCGCAGCGCATCTCGGCGATGCGCGAGATGATCCTCGCCGAAACGCGCGAGCAGCGCGAGAGCGCGCTGGCGAAGCTCCTGCCCTACCAGCGCGAGGACTTCGTCGGGATCTTCACCGCAATGGACACCCTCCCGGTCACCGTCCGCCTCCTCGACCCGCCCCTCCACGAGTTCCTCCCTCGCGAGGAGGCGGCCCAGAAAGAGATCGCCAAACGGCTCGGGGTCCCGCTCGATCGCGTGCGCCAGCGCGTCTCGCAGCTGCACGAAGCCAACCCGATGCTCGGGCATCGCGGAGTGCGTCTCGCCATCAGCTACCCCGAGATCGCGGTCATGCAGACCACCGCGATCGTCGAGGCCGCCATCGAGTGCGCGATCGCCGGGCTGCGCCCAAGGCCCGAGATCATGATCCCCCTCACCGTGATCGACTCCGAGATGCGCGTCCTGCGAGCGCTCGTCGAGAAGACCATCGAGCAGGTCCGCGCCGCGAAGGGCTTCACGCGCAAGCTCCCCATTCCCATCGGCACGATGATCGAGGCCCCTCGCGCCGCGCTGACCGCGCCCTCGATCGCCGCCCACGCCGACTTCTTCTCCTTCGGCACCAACGACCTCACCCAGACAGCGTTCGCGTTCTCACGCGACGACATCAACTCCTTCCTCCCCCACTACCTCTCGAGCGAGATTCTCCCCAGCGACCCCTTCCAGACCCTCGACCCCGAGGGCGTCGGCCGGCTCGTGCGCCTCGCGACGGACGAGGGACGCGCCGCCCGTCCCGGGCTCAAGGTCGGGATCTGCGGCGAGCACGGGGGAGATCCCGCCTCCATCCGCTTCTGCCACGAAGCCGGGCTGGACTACGTCTCGTGCTCCCCCTTCCGCGTGCCGATCGCCCGGCTGGCCGCCGCGCAGGCCACCCTGCGCCTCCGGTGA
- a CDS encoding MATE family efflux transporter: MFVVAGPAIVTMLSPALMHFVDARLVAELGPTAVAAQGNGSMIAYSIMAFFLGLLSVVNTFASQNFGAKRHRQCGRYGWTAVWLSLACSIAVLPMALLVEPAFRALGHAELAPGLLRLETQYAVILLTLAFFPGVAARGISQFFYGVHRARMVMLATIVGNIVNIVASYALIFGAFGLPEWGVAGAAVGTALGHIVELVIMMGAFLGRSFDTPFRTRDSWRPDVQAIRDVLRLGWPTALHWGTEVACWGLFMAWVVGRFGPADTAAGYIALQWMKLGFLPVIGLSQGVSAVVGAQAGARRPDLALARGMLGLYLGMLYMGALGVLMILFREPMARFFLPDSAGTDPVALEEVLTIATRVIVLAAFIQVFDAMGIVISGALRGVGDTRWPGVFVVACAWVLLIGAGWLVGELFPQWRSVGPWLAAAAYLSVSGIGLLYRFRKGAWRDFDVLRTNDPPPDPA, translated from the coding sequence ATGTTCGTCGTCGCCGGCCCGGCGATCGTGACGATGCTGTCGCCCGCGCTGATGCACTTCGTCGACGCGCGACTCGTCGCCGAGCTCGGACCCACCGCCGTCGCGGCTCAGGGCAACGGGTCGATGATCGCTTACTCGATCATGGCCTTCTTCCTGGGCCTGCTCAGCGTCGTCAACACCTTCGCGTCGCAGAACTTCGGGGCCAAGCGCCATCGCCAGTGCGGTCGCTACGGCTGGACCGCCGTCTGGCTCTCGCTCGCCTGCTCGATCGCGGTTCTGCCGATGGCGCTGCTCGTCGAGCCCGCGTTCCGAGCCCTCGGGCACGCCGAGCTCGCCCCGGGGCTGCTCCGGCTCGAAACCCAGTACGCCGTCATACTCCTCACACTCGCCTTCTTCCCGGGCGTCGCGGCGCGAGGCATTAGCCAGTTTTTCTACGGCGTGCATCGCGCACGGATGGTCATGCTCGCGACCATCGTCGGCAACATCGTCAACATCGTCGCCAGCTACGCGCTCATCTTCGGGGCTTTCGGCCTCCCGGAGTGGGGAGTCGCAGGCGCCGCCGTCGGGACTGCGCTCGGACACATCGTCGAGCTCGTCATCATGATGGGCGCCTTTCTCGGTCGCTCGTTCGACACGCCCTTCCGAACAAGGGATTCCTGGAGGCCCGATGTCCAGGCGATCCGCGACGTGCTGCGCCTCGGCTGGCCCACGGCCCTCCACTGGGGCACCGAGGTCGCGTGCTGGGGGCTCTTCATGGCGTGGGTGGTCGGTCGGTTCGGCCCGGCCGACACCGCCGCCGGCTACATCGCGCTCCAGTGGATGAAGCTCGGTTTCCTCCCGGTCATCGGTCTGTCGCAGGGCGTCAGCGCCGTCGTGGGCGCCCAGGCAGGCGCCCGGCGCCCGGATCTCGCCCTCGCGCGCGGCATGCTCGGGCTCTACCTCGGGATGCTCTACATGGGCGCCCTCGGGGTGCTCATGATCCTGTTCCGAGAGCCGATGGCGCGGTTCTTCCTCCCGGACTCGGCCGGGACCGACCCGGTCGCCCTCGAGGAGGTGCTGACCATCGCGACCCGGGTCATCGTGCTCGCCGCCTTCATCCAGGTCTTCGACGCGATGGGCATCGTCATCAGCGGCGCCCTACGCGGCGTGGGCGACACACGCTGGCCCGGCGTCTTCGTGGTCGCATGCGCCTGGGTGCTGCTCATCGGGGCCGGGTGGCTCGTCGGCGAGCTCTTCCCCCAGTGGCGCAGCGTCGGTCCCTGGCTGGCGGCGGCGGCCTACCTCTCCGTCAGCGGCATCGGGCTGCTCTACCGCTTCCGCAAGGGCGCGTGGCGCGATTTCGACGTCCTGCGCACCAACGATCCACCCCCCGACCCGGCCTGA